One genomic region from Terasakiella sp. SH-1 encodes:
- a CDS encoding PAS domain S-box protein yields the protein MATKLVKITSTALSFCATAAPHYALAQDVPADSFVENTAIVLLFIPLLILIGIVLYRTQNQKTPPLPLANKYLAALEQASQGFAPFMRPEQKHSTKEAMGWLLKETARTLDVSQVCYWSFEREQSSLMIKHFFDAHGDPLPTNQILSRQKHPNFFAALEAGRTICFSDAPNDPRCAKLMDPLPPQTLPKSIMAATVGIDKEAHGVLLISAKRKQRYWEESEQQYAGAIADLAAFYLTTQDLQTAQKAFEKSETRFRDLVDASSDWYWETDREHRFSYFSEQFTALTGIPQQTLLGKTRNIFAKESAMSPKWINHWDDLQNHRPFRDFKYSTPVGERILRVSINGKPHFDKEGKFLGYRGTGSDVTETAAFKTRFEEGINALPNGFLMWDADDHLVMWNKTILDIFPILEPYTKRPLSYLELVKLCGQEEAIKYPRPLDDSLCDDILKRHKAGGTTEVELTNGKYLLVNEQPTSEGGIIGIYTDITTLKEREKELIRNKRYSEAQTQCSNVLFHARNESFILSEVCRIITETDPFDVAWISLFNTPGQLPEFLKVNVQKGMADDLYEHRPSSTLKQVFIKQEHIEFSIKLMVQAYPDFKKHIEKADIKYAGIFPIWIDTKIAGFLNVATSQRSNFRQRHVSLLMRLANDIGYGLSSLRSEQSRLIAEEALRESEGRYRSLVEMSPDAILVLDENQKIVFSNPESYNLFATIKRNDIINQPFSSFTKSSSNLFKAPPAVDDKDPAQYLTSVKLLKLDGTEFEADITAQPVSYAGLTTRLLIIRDVTERNRMNEHLAQTSKLATLGEMAAGITHELSQPLNIMRFAAEGSLLKMDKNTLSEKDVQKQLNLISMQSARMADIIDHMRVFSRKDTGEIETFDPTLVVRQSVDMVEAQFFAEGIILEARYPSYYGKVKGRPIQLEQVILNLINNARDAINQRYEQLDNGKNEEKRIIVIMTYDQADDEINIAVTDNGGGIEDDVIAKLFDPFFTTKEVGKGTGLGLSVSYGIIAAMGGTIQARNIHKGARFDICLPCFDPQTETTTPAQPPLETEDEIEEDLGINFGEGEGNILVVDDEIYAAEAMMEYLLENGYFVNIASDGEEALNLFDQEPADVVVTDMRMPKMDGYILLKNLKKRNPDIPVIIVTGHTGIEESNMEELHTLAFNVLKKPVSLSQLSSEVEKALQTVQKYN from the coding sequence ATGGCGACAAAACTGGTAAAGATCACATCCACTGCTTTAAGCTTTTGCGCCACAGCAGCCCCCCATTACGCCCTGGCCCAAGACGTACCTGCAGACAGCTTTGTTGAAAACACCGCAATTGTCCTTTTATTTATCCCTCTCCTGATTCTGATCGGGATTGTTCTCTATCGAACACAAAATCAAAAAACGCCCCCTTTACCACTCGCCAACAAATACCTGGCAGCCCTTGAACAAGCCTCTCAGGGCTTTGCCCCTTTTATGCGCCCGGAGCAAAAACATTCCACCAAAGAAGCAATGGGATGGCTATTAAAGGAAACCGCCCGCACACTTGATGTTTCCCAAGTTTGTTACTGGAGCTTTGAACGGGAACAATCCTCCTTGATGATCAAGCATTTTTTTGATGCACATGGGGACCCCCTGCCGACAAACCAAATTCTGTCACGCCAAAAGCATCCTAACTTTTTTGCAGCTTTGGAAGCGGGCCGCACCATCTGCTTTTCCGATGCGCCCAATGATCCGCGCTGTGCAAAACTGATGGACCCCTTACCCCCTCAGACCTTACCTAAGTCCATCATGGCGGCAACGGTTGGCATTGATAAAGAGGCCCACGGCGTTTTATTGATCTCCGCCAAAAGAAAACAGCGCTACTGGGAGGAAAGTGAACAGCAATATGCCGGGGCAATTGCAGACCTTGCTGCGTTTTATCTCACCACCCAAGATTTACAAACTGCCCAAAAAGCCTTTGAAAAAAGTGAAACCCGCTTTCGCGATCTTGTTGACGCCAGTTCTGACTGGTACTGGGAAACCGATAGGGAACACCGTTTCAGCTATTTTTCAGAACAATTCACGGCCTTGACAGGTATCCCGCAACAAACATTGCTGGGCAAGACACGTAATATTTTTGCAAAAGAATCCGCCATGTCCCCCAAATGGATCAACCATTGGGATGACCTGCAAAACCACCGCCCCTTTCGTGACTTTAAATATTCCACCCCTGTCGGAGAACGGATCTTGCGGGTTTCCATTAATGGCAAACCCCATTTCGATAAAGAAGGAAAGTTTCTTGGCTATCGGGGAACAGGCTCAGACGTCACAGAAACAGCAGCCTTTAAAACCCGTTTTGAAGAAGGGATCAATGCCCTGCCCAATGGGTTCCTCATGTGGGATGCAGATGACCATCTGGTGATGTGGAATAAAACCATTCTCGATATTTTCCCCATCCTTGAACCTTATACCAAGCGCCCCCTCAGCTACCTTGAACTTGTAAAATTATGCGGGCAGGAAGAGGCAATTAAATACCCCCGCCCCTTAGATGACAGCTTATGCGACGATATCCTCAAACGCCATAAAGCAGGCGGAACAACCGAGGTTGAACTGACAAACGGTAAATACTTGCTGGTCAATGAACAGCCAACCTCAGAAGGCGGCATTATTGGCATTTACACAGATATCACGACCTTAAAAGAACGCGAAAAAGAACTTATTCGTAACAAACGCTATTCAGAGGCCCAGACACAATGCAGTAACGTGCTTTTCCATGCACGCAACGAAAGCTTTATCCTGTCTGAGGTCTGCCGCATTATTACGGAAACAGACCCATTTGACGTTGCCTGGATTTCCCTTTTCAACACGCCGGGACAATTACCTGAATTCTTGAAAGTCAACGTGCAAAAAGGCATGGCTGACGATCTATATGAACATCGCCCCTCCAGCACCTTAAAGCAAGTTTTCATAAAACAGGAACATATTGAATTTTCCATCAAACTCATGGTGCAGGCATACCCGGATTTCAAAAAGCACATTGAAAAGGCCGACATCAAATATGCAGGTATCTTCCCCATCTGGATTGATACGAAGATTGCGGGCTTTCTGAATGTTGCCACCAGCCAGCGTTCAAATTTCAGGCAACGTCACGTCAGCTTGTTGATGCGTCTTGCCAATGACATCGGTTATGGTCTGTCCAGCCTCAGAAGTGAACAAAGCCGCCTGATTGCCGAAGAAGCCCTGCGTGAAAGCGAAGGCCGCTATCGCAGTCTTGTAGAAATGTCCCCGGATGCCATTCTGGTTTTAGATGAAAACCAGAAAATCGTTTTCTCCAATCCGGAAAGCTATAACCTTTTCGCAACGATCAAGCGCAATGACATCATTAACCAGCCCTTCAGCAGCTTTACAAAAAGCTCCAGCAACCTGTTTAAAGCCCCTCCGGCCGTTGATGATAAAGACCCGGCGCAATATTTGACCTCAGTAAAGCTCCTGAAACTGGATGGGACAGAATTTGAGGCCGACATCACCGCCCAGCCTGTTTCTTATGCGGGGCTTACAACCCGCCTGCTCATTATCCGGGATGTGACAGAACGCAACCGGATGAATGAACATCTTGCTCAAACCTCCAAACTTGCCACACTTGGCGAAATGGCTGCGGGTATTACCCATGAACTTAGCCAACCGCTTAACATCATGCGCTTTGCCGCCGAAGGCAGCTTGTTGAAGATGGACAAAAACACCCTGAGTGAAAAAGATGTTCAAAAGCAGCTCAACCTCATCAGTATGCAAAGTGCACGCATGGCCGATATTATTGACCATATGCGTGTCTTCAGCCGTAAAGACACAGGGGAAATTGAAACATTTGACCCCACCCTTGTGGTGCGCCAATCGGTTGATATGGTTGAGGCGCAATTCTTTGCCGAAGGCATTATTTTAGAAGCGCGCTACCCCTCTTATTATGGCAAAGTCAAAGGGCGCCCCATTCAGCTTGAACAGGTTATCCTTAACCTGATCAATAATGCACGCGATGCCATTAACCAACGTTATGAACAACTGGACAACGGCAAAAACGAAGAAAAACGCATTATCGTCATTATGACCTATGATCAGGCTGATGATGAAATCAACATTGCTGTTACAGACAACGGTGGCGGTATCGAAGACGATGTTATCGCCAAACTGTTTGACCCTTTCTTCACCACAAAAGAAGTTGGCAAAGGAACCGGGTTGGGACTATCGGTCAGTTACGGCATTATTGCGGCCATGGGCGGAACAATTCAGGCTCGCAATATTCATAAAGGGGCACGTTTTGATATTTGCCTCCCCTGTTTTGACCCACAAACAGAAACCACAACCCCAGCGCAGCCCCCCTTGGAAACAGAAGATGAAATTGAAGAAGACCTCGGCATTAATTTCGGGGAAGGTGAAGGTAATATTCTCGTCGTTGATGATGAAATCTATGCCGCCGAAGCCATGATGGAGTACCTGCTGGAAAACGGATATTTCGTAAATATTGCCAGCGATGGCGAAGAAGCCCTCAACCTTTTTGATCAGGAGCCTGCCGATGTGGTCGTTACAGATATGCGCATGCCTAAAATGGATGGCTATATCCTTTTGAAAAACCTGAAAAAAAGAAATCCGGATATCCCTGTCATTATCGTCACAGGCCATACAGGAATAGAAGAGTCGAACATGGAAGAACTACATACA